Proteins co-encoded in one Flavobacterium fluviale genomic window:
- a CDS encoding SusC/RagA family TonB-linked outer membrane protein, protein MIKNVLKLLLVICLFGFQSLEAQTTVKGTITDASSGIPIPGANIIVKGTKTSASSDFDGKYSINVPNQSTVLVFTYVGSATKEVAVGTQTTINVALGADTQQLGEVVVTALGIKREKKAITYSAQNVSVDEISEARSLNVANSLSGKVAGLNFSTTSNGVGSSSRITLRGNRSLNGNNQPLYVVDGVPISNGTTNSNPDIDTGGTTQPDGISNINPEDIASMTVLKGPSAAALYGSRASNGVIVITTKSGKAGKTSVSLSSNFMASSAYNLMNLQNEYGQGTNGAYVANSSSSWGGRLDGSQVSNWQLVRNPNYAGPATQSYSPQPNNVIDFYKTGYNLANTLTVTSGNEKAQGYFSYTNTRAEGIVGGNQMDRHNLNLRLTSKISDKLTLDVKTNYIVQDIDNLLRTGEESIGTSAYLLPRSIAYNDYKNFEYIDAAGQRQVNYFLDETGAPGGNPFWSALRDDARTDKRNRFIGLASLKYEFTKTLSLQGRAGLDQMTNKNVRNRYATNAFNSNMGSYSESYETVSELNVDALLSYNEKFGDFSVGLNGGANVLQQNSSALNSGGVLSKRNFFALSNVQTVQSTSTASEKRINSLYAFGQLGFRNYLFLDVTARNDWSSTIPNDYFYPSFGLSAVLSDMFTLPEVISFAKVRGSYAQVGNDTDPYQTQQRFSYIGGNGGMLYGQNTKANPNLKPEISSSTEFGADVRFFNNRLGLDFTYFTSLTNNQIFYINTPESSGYSRAIVNGGDIENKGIELTLTATPIQTENFTWDITANYASYKSKVKSIFEGRDELVLGEGRLVRSKVVEGGEYGDLYIKGFQRDPNGNIIVNSAGIPLATNGFDVRAGNFNPDWTAGFKNNFKYKDFSLSFLIDFRIGGEVISYTQARQAGLGVSDITLAGREGGIVVDGVVAAGNGTYTPNTTSITAEQYWTAIGQRTPIAEPFIYDATNIRLRELVFGYSLPKRVLGNSGFSSIDFSLVGRNLFFFLNKAEHFDPEAGAGTGNLQGIESFNIPSTRDYGVNVKFGF, encoded by the coding sequence CTACAGTAAAAGGAACGATAACAGATGCTTCTAGCGGAATTCCGATTCCAGGGGCAAATATTATTGTTAAAGGAACTAAAACGAGTGCTTCATCAGATTTTGATGGTAAATACAGCATTAACGTTCCAAATCAATCAACAGTTTTAGTTTTTACTTATGTAGGATCTGCTACAAAAGAAGTGGCTGTTGGAACACAAACTACAATTAATGTAGCTTTGGGTGCAGACACACAGCAGTTAGGAGAAGTAGTGGTAACCGCTCTTGGTATTAAGAGAGAGAAAAAAGCCATTACGTATTCTGCACAAAACGTTTCAGTAGATGAAATCTCTGAGGCAAGATCATTAAACGTTGCCAACTCTCTTTCTGGTAAAGTAGCAGGTCTTAACTTCTCTACTACTTCAAATGGTGTTGGTTCTTCTTCTAGAATTACTTTAAGAGGTAACAGATCTCTTAACGGAAACAACCAGCCTCTTTATGTTGTAGATGGTGTGCCAATTAGTAACGGAACAACAAATTCTAATCCTGATATTGATACAGGAGGAACTACACAGCCAGATGGTATTTCTAACATTAACCCAGAAGATATTGCTTCGATGACTGTTCTTAAAGGACCATCTGCGGCAGCACTTTACGGATCTAGAGCATCAAATGGTGTAATTGTAATTACTACAAAATCTGGAAAAGCAGGAAAAACATCTGTATCTTTATCATCTAACTTTATGGCTTCTTCTGCTTATAATTTGATGAATTTACAAAACGAGTACGGTCAAGGTACAAACGGAGCTTACGTTGCAAACTCTTCTTCAAGCTGGGGAGGCAGATTAGACGGAAGCCAAGTTTCAAACTGGCAGTTAGTTCGTAACCCAAATTATGCTGGGCCAGCTACACAAAGCTATTCTCCACAGCCTAATAACGTAATTGATTTTTACAAAACTGGTTACAACTTAGCAAATACATTAACAGTTACATCTGGTAACGAAAAAGCTCAAGGTTATTTCTCTTATACTAACACACGTGCTGAAGGTATTGTTGGAGGAAACCAAATGGACAGACACAATCTTAACTTAAGATTGACTAGTAAAATCTCTGATAAATTAACTTTAGACGTAAAAACAAACTACATCGTTCAGGATATCGACAATTTATTGAGAACTGGAGAAGAGTCTATTGGAACATCTGCTTATTTATTACCTCGTAGTATCGCTTATAACGATTACAAAAACTTCGAATATATTGATGCAGCAGGACAAAGACAAGTAAACTATTTCCTTGACGAGACAGGAGCTCCAGGCGGAAACCCATTTTGGTCTGCTTTAAGAGATGATGCTCGTACAGATAAAAGAAACAGATTTATTGGTTTAGCTTCGCTTAAGTATGAGTTTACAAAAACTTTAAGCTTACAAGGTAGAGCTGGTTTAGACCAAATGACAAACAAAAACGTAAGAAACAGATATGCAACAAACGCATTTAACAGTAACATGGGTTCATACAGTGAATCTTATGAAACAGTTAGTGAGTTAAACGTAGATGCTTTGCTTTCTTACAATGAAAAATTTGGAGATTTTTCAGTTGGACTTAATGGTGGAGCAAACGTATTGCAGCAAAATAGTTCAGCTTTAAATTCTGGCGGTGTATTGAGTAAAAGAAATTTCTTTGCCCTAAGTAACGTTCAAACTGTTCAATCTACATCTACAGCTTCAGAAAAAAGAATCAATTCACTTTATGCATTTGGTCAACTTGGATTTAGAAACTACTTATTCTTAGATGTTACAGCTAGAAATGACTGGTCTTCTACAATTCCTAATGATTATTTCTACCCATCTTTTGGTCTTTCTGCTGTTCTTTCTGATATGTTTACATTACCAGAAGTAATCAGTTTTGCAAAAGTTAGAGGTTCTTACGCACAAGTTGGTAACGATACAGATCCTTATCAAACACAACAAAGATTCTCATACATTGGTGGAAATGGTGGTATGTTATACGGACAAAACACAAAAGCTAATCCAAATTTAAAACCAGAGATATCTTCTTCTACAGAATTTGGTGCAGATGTAAGATTCTTCAATAACCGTTTAGGTTTAGATTTTACATACTTTACATCATTAACAAACAACCAAATTTTCTACATCAACACTCCTGAATCTTCTGGATATTCTAGAGCTATCGTAAATGGTGGAGATATTGAAAATAAAGGTATCGAGTTAACGCTTACTGCAACTCCAATTCAAACAGAAAACTTTACTTGGGATATTACAGCAAACTATGCTTCTTATAAATCAAAAGTAAAATCTATCTTTGAAGGAAGAGATGAGTTAGTTCTTGGAGAAGGACGTTTAGTAAGAAGTAAAGTTGTTGAAGGCGGAGAATATGGAGATTTATATATTAAAGGTTTCCAAAGAGATCCAAACGGAAATATTATTGTAAACAGTGCAGGTATTCCTTTGGCAACAAATGGATTTGATGTTCGTGCTGGTAACTTTAACCCAGACTGGACAGCAGGTTTCAAAAATAATTTCAAATACAAAGATTTCTCTTTAAGCTTCCTTATTGATTTCAGAATTGGTGGTGAAGTTATTTCATACACTCAGGCTAGACAAGCTGGTTTAGGGGTAAGTGATATTACTTTAGCAGGAAGAGAAGGCGGAATTGTAGTTGATGGTGTTGTTGCAGCTGGTAACGGAACTTACACTCCAAATACTACAAGTATTACAGCAGAACAATATTGGACAGCTATCGGACAAAGAACTCCAATTGCAGAACCATTTATTTATGATGCTACAAACATCAGATTGAGAGAACTTGTTTTTGGTTATTCATTACCAAAACGTGTATTAGGTAATTCAGGATTCTCAAGTATCGATTTCTCTTTAGTAGGTAGAAACTTGTTCTTCTTCTTAAACAAAGCAGAACATTTTGATCCAGAAGCAGGAGCAGGAACAGGAAACTTACAAGGGATAGAATCTTTCAACATTCCTTCAACTAGAGATTATGGAGTTAATGTTAAATTTGGATTTTAA
- a CDS encoding SusD/RagB family nutrient-binding outer membrane lipoprotein: MKYSFKIKTLGVALMAVSILSSCAGDFDEINKDPNSLTEDQLDATLAGPAFASALYAGIHNGSYSSPGVDDQGTWGIATGILSSTFIHYLNCGYGTERNAFVNGYEGRGWTRFYTVAVPALNNAVKASEGNAEALAVLKIWKVFMYNQMVDAYGPIPYTEAGNGKEKVPYDSVEFIYDDFFKLLDEANAVLSSPSTATVASLAPNDRVYSGSVDKWRVFGNSMRLRLALRISDKDGAKAKTQAEAAVAAGVMQTNDQSAFFKASNITPNNLNMIVNSWGYVMTASMESILVGYNDPRLSKWFAPIDTGVYRGNPVGGLEDQFGTTKFSAFNNDVMGNGAANNLSESKNIEIFMASENYLSRAEGALNGWNMGGDAKTLYETGIRLSLAQWGITDAAAVNAYINGSSLPTLPNILTLYPTLDLQDIPVKLPVAWSASTADQRTQIAVQKYLAIFPESWEAWADLRRSDAKVIYPVLNTDNPDAGVGKSLMKRIIYTTNEYSSNKEAVDDGIVKLGGADSGGTRLWWDTK; this comes from the coding sequence ATGAAATATAGTTTTAAAATAAAAACATTAGGAGTTGCATTAATGGCAGTTTCGATTTTGTCAAGTTGTGCTGGCGACTTTGATGAAATAAACAAAGATCCTAATTCATTGACTGAAGATCAGTTAGATGCTACATTAGCAGGTCCTGCATTTGCATCTGCATTATATGCAGGTATACACAACGGATCTTACTCTTCTCCAGGTGTAGATGACCAAGGTACTTGGGGTATTGCAACAGGTATTTTATCTTCTACTTTTATCCACTATTTAAACTGTGGATATGGTACTGAAAGAAATGCTTTCGTTAACGGATACGAAGGAAGAGGATGGACAAGATTTTACACAGTTGCTGTTCCTGCTTTAAACAATGCTGTTAAAGCATCTGAAGGAAATGCTGAAGCATTGGCAGTTCTTAAAATCTGGAAAGTTTTCATGTACAACCAAATGGTTGATGCTTACGGACCAATTCCTTACACTGAGGCAGGAAATGGTAAAGAAAAAGTTCCTTATGACAGCGTTGAATTTATCTACGATGATTTCTTTAAATTATTAGACGAAGCAAACGCAGTATTGTCTTCTCCTTCAACAGCAACTGTTGCGTCTCTTGCTCCAAATGATAGAGTTTATTCTGGAAGCGTAGACAAATGGAGAGTTTTTGGAAACAGTATGAGATTGCGTTTGGCTTTAAGAATTTCTGATAAAGATGGTGCAAAAGCTAAAACACAAGCTGAAGCTGCGGTAGCTGCAGGTGTTATGCAGACAAATGATCAAAGTGCATTTTTCAAAGCAAGTAATATAACTCCAAACAATTTAAACATGATCGTAAATAGCTGGGGGTATGTAATGACCGCTTCTATGGAAAGTATCTTAGTAGGATACAATGATCCACGTTTATCAAAATGGTTTGCCCCAATCGATACTGGAGTTTATAGAGGAAATCCTGTTGGTGGATTAGAAGACCAATTTGGAACTACTAAATTCTCTGCTTTTAATAATGACGTGATGGGTAATGGTGCTGCTAATAACCTTAGTGAATCTAAAAACATCGAAATTTTCATGGCTTCTGAAAACTATTTAAGCAGAGCTGAAGGTGCATTAAATGGATGGAACATGGGCGGAGACGCTAAAACTTTGTACGAAACAGGTATTAGATTATCTCTAGCACAATGGGGAATTACAGATGCTGCTGCAGTAAATGCATACATCAATGGTTCATCATTGCCAACATTACCAAATATCTTGACTCTTTATCCTACTTTAGATTTACAAGATATTCCAGTTAAATTGCCTGTAGCTTGGTCTGCATCTACTGCGGATCAGCGTACACAGATTGCAGTTCAAAAATACTTAGCTATTTTCCCAGAATCTTGGGAAGCTTGGGCAGATTTACGTAGAAGCGATGCTAAAGTAATCTATCCAGTTTTAAATACAGACAACCCTGATGCAGGTGTTGGTAAGTCTCTAATGAAGAGAATCATTTACACTACAAATGAGTACTCTTCTAACAAAGAAGCAGTTGATGACGGTATCGTAAAATTAGGCGGTGCAGATTCAGGTGGAACTAGACTTTGGTGGGACACAAAATAA